One segment of Clavelina lepadiformis chromosome 2, kaClaLepa1.1, whole genome shotgun sequence DNA contains the following:
- the LOC143445020 gene encoding collagen alpha-1(XXVIII) chain-like, protein MEGNSYDAAAEHELATKASSSLCSITDVEPMSCTERFVHFNEIKFQHEIVKMQLAVFSFLACLALAGSASSEKCLPLTLDLVFLLDGSKSVGDRNFNTIKTWIKNFTQTLNLVNDADRVGIIQFSHFYKFRPSTDQPYMKTEVVLGEINNQTSLNAAIDAIQLQGFKTFTAHALNKSAEDFKSSSRFNQTNTRKILVCVLDGRSSDVKYLASSSSYVRSLGIVPLVIGHSTHHYDSYIELKTIANGDSSDERIYNISNFDELRLLTPKIQEEISKIIPQIEPCQSGPVTCLWEAGKKRSCEVTFHSNPEAEFIEISKNRSIQDDISVSRSTHSGQVQTIVIEKTEVVPDDEGLYIVELSYLGRGFSISFQVVVSSTQPNLPLIIGLSCLALIVLLFAVIIALYLITIKSTK, encoded by the exons ATGGAA GGGAATTCCTACGACGCGGCAGCTGAACATGAACTTGCAACTAAAGCTAGTTCAAGTCTTTGCTCAATTACTGATGTGGAACCGATGAGCTGCACCGAGAGATTTGTTCATTTCAACGAGATCAAGTTTCAacatgaaatagttaaaatgcaGTTAGCCGTGTTTAGTTTTCTTGCTTGCTTGGCATTAGCAG GAAGTGCGTCATCGGAGAAATGTTTACCTTTGACACTTGACCTCGTGTTCCTATTGGATGGCTCCAAGTCAGTTGGAGATAGAAATTTCAACACAATTAAGACctggataaaaaattttactcaAACTCTGAATCTCGTCAACGATGCGGACAGGGTCGGAATAATTCAGTTCTCGCATTTCTACAAGTTCAG ACCCAGCACCGACCAGCCATACATGAAAACAGAAGTGGTCTTGGGGGAGATTAACAATCAAACTTCGCTCAAT GCCGCCATCGACGCAATCCAGCTTCAAGGATTCAAAACCTTCACCGCCCACGCTCTCAACAAGTCCGCGGAAGATTTCAAATCATCTTCCCGCTTCAACCAAACCAACACCAGGAAGATCCTTGTTTGTGTGCTGGACGGGAG gTCGAGTGACGTCAAATATCTCGCTTCAAGTTCAAGTTACGTTCGATCTCTGGGGATTGTTCCACTTGTCATAGGTCACAGTACCCACCATTATGATAGCTACATAGAGTTAAAG ACAATAGCAAATGGTGATTCATCTGATGAAAGAATTTATAATATTTCCAACTTCGATGAACTGAGGTTGTTGACTCCCAAGATTCAGGAGGAAATTTCCAAAATTATTCCACAAA TTGAACCCTGTCAAAGTGGTCCGGTCACGTGCTTGTGGGAGGCGGGAAAAAAGAGGTCATGCGAGGTCACGTTCCATTCAAATCCGGAAGCAGAATTTATTGAAATCAGCAAAAATA GGTCAATCCAGGACGATATTTCAGTGTCAAGATCAACTCATTCTGGTCAAGTTCAAACAATCGTCATTGAAAAGACAGAG GTAGTTCCAGATGATGAGGGCTTGTATATAGTGGAGTTGAGTTATCTTGGAAGGGGTTTCTCCATTTCTTTTCAAGTTGTTGTCTCCAGCACCCAGCCTAACCTGCCGCTGATCATCGGCCTCTCATGCCTGGCTCTCATTGTCTTGCTTTTTGCCGTCATAATCGCCCTTTATTTGATCACTATTAagtctacaaaataa
- the LOC143447455 gene encoding uncharacterized protein LOC143447455 translates to MEAFILLGSVFLIMTSISDGRQVSLSLPNSIQASGSNVTVTCAVTQTTDSWSFSWILNGVWVGYAGHTSSLSTYRSVDVGTIYTDRISIRVFPNKVVGPDYNFTSELTIRQLEPSDDGLVILIEDSDQRASVTLNVKDCNITLPHGVTVESSSAIFGSLGTFECRNNGQLFYNNGTALTTLDTNCLASAMWRGAEGLECWRAPNVTLTGNFVIKEGGDVTISCDYDDTYPSGMFTRYYVGGETTLVHKGQPMTLISQQADDNNKVVTCQAVTPLTDVNPALGKSQDRALNVRFPPRILDAVTCIWFTSLRGKCDVMFSSNPPARFEALRKQGGKKVTNDGINIVTSLSSNQTFTFERRQVNPTDNGTYSLILKSSEFSGSYDVIFDVVVIDNSSVARPVVTIATTTHDRLSTTDDRLSTIGDRSTTKTARVDGIDAAPPSGNTVMVLLLCLLAFFLISTIALAYFYTRERRKKKFRGGNVQGINGSVGFMAADNGRYVELPASTPHNTEAATYPASGENPYVDMTSLANENGQTCANPYCAAAEEATENIESTNQKSIYETLDVINRYENIPVKKNGKNDYVVTEGGHRN, encoded by the exons ATGGAAGCCTTTATATTGCTTGGGTCAG TGTTccttattatgacgtcaataaGCGATGGACGTCAAGTTTCTCTCTCACTGCCAAATTCAATCCAAGCATCCGGATCAAACGTCACAGTCACCTGTGCGGTGACGCAAACGACGGATTCTTGGAGTTTTTCTTGGATTTTGAACGGC GTTTGGGTCGGATATGCCGGTCATACCAGCAGCCTCTCCACCTACAGGTCAGTTGATGTCGGAACCATTTACACGGACCGGATAAGCATCAG GGTATTCCCCAACAAAGTTGTAGGGCCGGATTATAATTTCACCTCCGAGCTAACCATCCGCCAGTTGGAGCCATCCGACGATGGCTTGGTAATTCTCATCGAGGATTCGGACCAGCGTGCGAGTGTCACCTTGAACGTGAAAG ATTGCAACATCACGCTCCCGCATGGTGTCACAGTAGAGTCAAGTTCAGCAATATTTGGGTCACTAGGAACGTTTGAATGTCGCAATAATGGTCAATTGTTTTACAATAATGGAACAGCTTTGACCACTTTGGACACAAATTGTCTGGCGTCAGCAATGTGGCGTGGCGCGGAAGGTTTAGAGTGTTGGCGCG CTCCAAATGTGACTCTTACTGGAAATTTCGTCATCAAAGAAGGCGGCGACGTCACAATCAGCTGTGATTATGACGACACATACCCATCTGGAATGTTCACAAGATATTACGTCGGTGGCGAAACGACGTTGGTGCATAAG GGTCAGCCAATGACTTTGATTTCGCAACAAGCGGATGACAATAACAAGGTCGTGACGTGTCAGGCGGTGACTCCTCTCACAGATGTCAACCCTGCTCTAGGGAAATCCCAGGATCGAGCTCTCAACGTCAGAT TTCCTCCCCGTATCTTGGACGCTGTCACGTGCATTTGGTTTACGTCACTTCGCGGAAAATGCGATGTCATGTTTTCATCCAATCCACCTGCGCGATTTGAAGCATTGCGTAAGCAAG GCGGGAAGAAGGTTACCAACGATGGAATTaacattgttacgtcactgaGTTCAAACCAGACATTTACTTTTGAAAGGAGACAG GTTAATCCTACTGACAATGGAACCTACTCGCTCATCTTGAAGTCTTCCGAATTTTCCGGatcatatgacgtcatctttgACGTCGTTGTAATCGATAACTCATCGGTTGCTCGACCTGTTGTAACAATTGCAACAACAACTCACGACCGATTATCGACAACAGACGACCGATTATCGACAATTGGCGACCGATCGACGACGAAGACAGCCAGGGTAGATGGTATCGATGCTGCTCCACCTAGCGGAAATACAGTGATGGTGTTGCTCCTCTGCTTGCTCGCTTTCTTCCTCATCTCAACCATCGCTCTCGCCTATTTCTATACGagagaaagaagaaaaaagaagttCAGGGGAGGAAACGTCCAAG GAATTAATGGCTCTGTTGGTTTCATGGCAGCGG ATAATGGAAGGTACGTGGAACTCCCCGCATCGACCCCGCACAACACAGAG GCTGCTACCTACCCAGCAAGCGGGGAAAACCCTTACGTAGATATGACGTCACTTG CGAATGAAAACGGCCAGACTTGCGCAAATCCATATTGCGCAGCTGCAGAAGAGGCCacagaaaat ATTGAATCAACCAATCAGAAGTCGATTTACGAAACCTTGGACGTAATAAATCGTTATGAAAATATACCGGtgaaaaaaaatggaaaaaatgaTTATGTCGTCACTGAGGGTGGGCATCGTAATTGA
- the LOC143447442 gene encoding NACHT, LRR and PYD domains-containing protein 3-like isoform X1: MTSVSAQCRALINRGSVICIRYSGTYSTQRTNSSQFERAVHRRHYTGSGGVWASQASCNAQYSVSRTRKRQMNDSKVEFNQNDFQDCQVGCQEVNVTNVYNQFFHGSEKPLEDEDITQLARELAGKLREEARITSGDMVLPVELDHPINAVALEISSDLQPDRERMEGTGHYNRRADFLNVYEQPEGDIALQDLFKEALGRAETESLKKCRLKPLQERYVRCHGNIVGVVGQAGIGKTTLAKILAKKILDEGLLEAEFIFYIPFRMINYDSESNLLQFLVTSSSCRWRHTARSDEALLKEIEQSFCCVIILDGLDEAIMDNKSASYVSPDDAAKAELFIKNILNGKILPRAKKFVTSRPRQMFDLHRDCRPNFIVNVLGLSKKSQEQLCREICGEDAPEVLRYLEEHPDISAYCYVPVNCILTAHCIHRSLLDEEEANLDSITSVLVYALLGFVRSEHIRDNASFEPHKLSQLAWNGFMRKKIIFDEEDFKEFEINEETLRAFLETYVDSSMRVKILEGDKRSYFSHLIWQEFFTALYMMMSMLAAIFEQEIVNFGDGRWEVVNKFIFGLTNPKSFKSLQKILPPTVRKNVTMEEWNKKKCLLQDYACSLMPAEMTNVTCPDFLRVCGFISESNDCDITNHVIAHAPLDINLSENILPSDVTSLHYFLSHSKKEHVINVGFGSAFNSVRFLGDGFERFFRGLAEDDRTKHVKLRKVMVERSSITDAGIRHLTKRMTEIEELTLYKTGLSHLHVEILAKSIKTIPKMMKKLDLVENAIGEVGSRALATCLFNLNSLILSACDLNVEAVKVLAGAISRRDQPMERLYLPSNRKLGYEGGLALIPVLPKTKYLNCNHCNIPAAGIESICKAWRDFSEPEIILNLDTQFDDINLRRKENEKLSDSARGCLQATRYKDTE; this comes from the exons ATGACCTCTGTTAGCGCACAATGTCGAGCTTTGATCAACCGTGGATCAGTTATTTGCATAAGATATTCTG GAACTTATTCTACGCAACGAACAAATTCGAGTCAGTTTGAACGTGCAGTGCATCGACGGCACTACACAGGAAGCGGTGGAGTTTGGGCGAGTCAGGCTTCATGTAATGCACAGTACAGTGTCAGTCGGACTAGGAAGCGGCAG ATGAACGATTCCAAGGTCGAGTTCAACCAAAACGATTTTCAAGATTGCCAGGTCGGTTGCCAGGAAGTCAACGTCACCAACGTTTACA ATCAATTCTTCCACGGAAGTGAAAAACCGCTCGAAGATGAAGACATCACTCAATTAG CGCGCGAACTTGCTGGAAAACTTCGCGAAGAGGCCCGGATCACTTCCGGTGACATGGTACTTCCGGTTGAGTTGGACCACCCGATCAACGCGGTGGCGCTAGAGATATCGAGCGACTTGCAACCAGACCGTGAGAGGATGGAAGGAACCGGGCACTACAACAGGAGGGCGGACTTCCTCAACGTCTATGAGCAGCCTGAGGGGGACATTGCCCTCCAGGATCTCTTCAAGGAAGCTCTGGGGAGAGCAGAGACGGAGTCCTTGAAGAAATGCCGCTTGAAGCCGCTGCAGGAGAGGTATGTTCGTTGTCATGGCAACATTGTAGGCGTGGTCGGCCAGGCCGGCATCGGGAAGACGACCTTGGCCAAGATCCTGGCAAAAAAGATTCTGGATGAGGGATTACTGGAGGCAGAGTTCATCTTCTACATCCCGTTCCGGATGATCAACTACGACTCTGAGTCCAACTTGTTGCAATTTCTTGTCACCAGTAGCTCCTGTAGGTGGCGTCACACAGCGCGGTCCGATGAAGCGCTTCTGAAAGAAATCGAACAAAGCTTCTGTTGCGTCATAATCCTCGACGGTCTTGATGAGGCGATCATGGACAACAAATCCGCCTCCTACGTAAGTCCCGATGACGCAGCCAAGGCTgaacttttcataaaaaatattctGAATGGAAAGATTCTACCGCGCGCCAAGAAGTTTGTGACGTCAAGGCCTCGTCAGATGTTCGATTTGCACCGCGACTGCCGCCCCAACTTCATCGTGAACGTGTTGGGGTTGAGCAAGAAGTCCCAGGAGCAACTCTGCAGAGAGATATGCGGGGAGGACGCACCAGAAGTCCTGAGATACCTGGAAGAACATCCCGACATATCAGCTTACTGTTACGTGCCGGTAAACTGCATCTTAACTGCTCACTGCATTCATCGGAGCTTGCTGGATGAGGAGGAAGCCAACCTTGACTCCATCACCAGTGTCCTTGTCTACGCTCTTCTTGGGTTCGTAAGGTCGGAGCACATCCGGGATAACGCGTCCTTCGAACCTCACAAGCTCTCACAACTCGCCTGGAACGGATTCATGAGGAAGAAGATCATCTTTGATGAGGAAGATTTTAAGGAGTTTGAAATCAACGAGGAAACTCTGAGAGCTTTCCTTGAAACTTACGTCGACTCCAGCATGAGAGTAAAAATCCTGGAGGGCGACAAGAGGAGTTACTTCTCGCATCTGATCTGGCAGGAATTCTTCACCGCTCTCTACATGATGATGTCTATGTTGGCTGCAATCTTCGAGCAGGAGATAGTAAATTTCGGCGATGGTCGCTGGGAAGTGGTCAATAAATTCATCTTCGGACTCACGAACCCCAAATCTTTTAAGTCCCTCCAAAAGATACTGCCCCCCACTGTGAGAAAGAACGTCACAATGGAGGAATGGAACAAGAAAAAGTGTCTGCTGCAAGACTATGCATGTAGTCTCATGCCAGCCGAGATGACCAACGTCACATGCCCCGACTTTCTCCGAGTTTGTGGATTTATTAGTGAGTCAAACGATTGTGACATCACCAATCACGTCATAGCGCATGCGCCTCTCGACATTAATCTGtcggaaaatattttgcccAGTGACGTCACAAGCCTCCACTATTTCCTAAGTCATTCAAAGAAGGAGCACGTCATAAACGTTGGCTTTGGAAGCGCTTTCAACTCCGTGCGATTCTTGGGCGACGGGTTTGAAAGATTCTTCCGCGGATTGGCGGAGGATGACCGAACCAAGCATGTCAAG TTGCGCAAGGTCATGGTTGAGCGCTCAAGCATAACGGACGCTGGCATACGTCATCTCACCAAAAGAATGACGGAGATTGAGGAGCTGACTTTGTATAAGACCGGTCTCTCTCATCTTCACGTTGAAATTCTTGCAAAGTCAATTAAAACAATTCCCAAGATG ATGAAAAAGTTGGATCTGGTGGAGAATGCCATTGGTGAAGTTGGGTCACGTGCTCTTGCAACGTGCTTGTTCAATCTAAATTCGTTGATTTTGTCCGCATGTGACCTCAATGTGGAAGCTGTTAAGGTGCTTGCAGGCGCCATCTCGCGCCGGGATCAGCCG ATGGAACGACTCTACTTGCCAAGTAACAGAAAGTTAGGATATGAAGGAGGTCTTGCCTTAATTCCAGTTTTGCCAAAAACGAAATATCTCAATTGCAACCACTGCAACATCCCTGCAGCCGGCATTGAGTCCATATGTAAGGCCTGGAGGGATTTCTCCGAACCG GAGATCATCCTGAACCTGGATACCCAGTTCGACGACATAAACCTGCGAAGAAAAGAAAACGAAAAACTTTCTGACTCTGCTCGCGGGTGCCTCCAAGCGACTCGTTACAAAGACACAGAATAG
- the LOC143447442 gene encoding NACHT, LRR and PYD domains-containing protein 3-like isoform X2, with the protein MNDSKVEFNQNDFQDCQVGCQEVNVTNVYNQFFHGSEKPLEDEDITQLARELAGKLREEARITSGDMVLPVELDHPINAVALEISSDLQPDRERMEGTGHYNRRADFLNVYEQPEGDIALQDLFKEALGRAETESLKKCRLKPLQERYVRCHGNIVGVVGQAGIGKTTLAKILAKKILDEGLLEAEFIFYIPFRMINYDSESNLLQFLVTSSSCRWRHTARSDEALLKEIEQSFCCVIILDGLDEAIMDNKSASYVSPDDAAKAELFIKNILNGKILPRAKKFVTSRPRQMFDLHRDCRPNFIVNVLGLSKKSQEQLCREICGEDAPEVLRYLEEHPDISAYCYVPVNCILTAHCIHRSLLDEEEANLDSITSVLVYALLGFVRSEHIRDNASFEPHKLSQLAWNGFMRKKIIFDEEDFKEFEINEETLRAFLETYVDSSMRVKILEGDKRSYFSHLIWQEFFTALYMMMSMLAAIFEQEIVNFGDGRWEVVNKFIFGLTNPKSFKSLQKILPPTVRKNVTMEEWNKKKCLLQDYACSLMPAEMTNVTCPDFLRVCGFISESNDCDITNHVIAHAPLDINLSENILPSDVTSLHYFLSHSKKEHVINVGFGSAFNSVRFLGDGFERFFRGLAEDDRTKHVKLRKVMVERSSITDAGIRHLTKRMTEIEELTLYKTGLSHLHVEILAKSIKTIPKMMKKLDLVENAIGEVGSRALATCLFNLNSLILSACDLNVEAVKVLAGAISRRDQPMERLYLPSNRKLGYEGGLALIPVLPKTKYLNCNHCNIPAAGIESICKAWRDFSEPEIILNLDTQFDDINLRRKENEKLSDSARGCLQATRYKDTE; encoded by the exons ATGAACGATTCCAAGGTCGAGTTCAACCAAAACGATTTTCAAGATTGCCAGGTCGGTTGCCAGGAAGTCAACGTCACCAACGTTTACA ATCAATTCTTCCACGGAAGTGAAAAACCGCTCGAAGATGAAGACATCACTCAATTAG CGCGCGAACTTGCTGGAAAACTTCGCGAAGAGGCCCGGATCACTTCCGGTGACATGGTACTTCCGGTTGAGTTGGACCACCCGATCAACGCGGTGGCGCTAGAGATATCGAGCGACTTGCAACCAGACCGTGAGAGGATGGAAGGAACCGGGCACTACAACAGGAGGGCGGACTTCCTCAACGTCTATGAGCAGCCTGAGGGGGACATTGCCCTCCAGGATCTCTTCAAGGAAGCTCTGGGGAGAGCAGAGACGGAGTCCTTGAAGAAATGCCGCTTGAAGCCGCTGCAGGAGAGGTATGTTCGTTGTCATGGCAACATTGTAGGCGTGGTCGGCCAGGCCGGCATCGGGAAGACGACCTTGGCCAAGATCCTGGCAAAAAAGATTCTGGATGAGGGATTACTGGAGGCAGAGTTCATCTTCTACATCCCGTTCCGGATGATCAACTACGACTCTGAGTCCAACTTGTTGCAATTTCTTGTCACCAGTAGCTCCTGTAGGTGGCGTCACACAGCGCGGTCCGATGAAGCGCTTCTGAAAGAAATCGAACAAAGCTTCTGTTGCGTCATAATCCTCGACGGTCTTGATGAGGCGATCATGGACAACAAATCCGCCTCCTACGTAAGTCCCGATGACGCAGCCAAGGCTgaacttttcataaaaaatattctGAATGGAAAGATTCTACCGCGCGCCAAGAAGTTTGTGACGTCAAGGCCTCGTCAGATGTTCGATTTGCACCGCGACTGCCGCCCCAACTTCATCGTGAACGTGTTGGGGTTGAGCAAGAAGTCCCAGGAGCAACTCTGCAGAGAGATATGCGGGGAGGACGCACCAGAAGTCCTGAGATACCTGGAAGAACATCCCGACATATCAGCTTACTGTTACGTGCCGGTAAACTGCATCTTAACTGCTCACTGCATTCATCGGAGCTTGCTGGATGAGGAGGAAGCCAACCTTGACTCCATCACCAGTGTCCTTGTCTACGCTCTTCTTGGGTTCGTAAGGTCGGAGCACATCCGGGATAACGCGTCCTTCGAACCTCACAAGCTCTCACAACTCGCCTGGAACGGATTCATGAGGAAGAAGATCATCTTTGATGAGGAAGATTTTAAGGAGTTTGAAATCAACGAGGAAACTCTGAGAGCTTTCCTTGAAACTTACGTCGACTCCAGCATGAGAGTAAAAATCCTGGAGGGCGACAAGAGGAGTTACTTCTCGCATCTGATCTGGCAGGAATTCTTCACCGCTCTCTACATGATGATGTCTATGTTGGCTGCAATCTTCGAGCAGGAGATAGTAAATTTCGGCGATGGTCGCTGGGAAGTGGTCAATAAATTCATCTTCGGACTCACGAACCCCAAATCTTTTAAGTCCCTCCAAAAGATACTGCCCCCCACTGTGAGAAAGAACGTCACAATGGAGGAATGGAACAAGAAAAAGTGTCTGCTGCAAGACTATGCATGTAGTCTCATGCCAGCCGAGATGACCAACGTCACATGCCCCGACTTTCTCCGAGTTTGTGGATTTATTAGTGAGTCAAACGATTGTGACATCACCAATCACGTCATAGCGCATGCGCCTCTCGACATTAATCTGtcggaaaatattttgcccAGTGACGTCACAAGCCTCCACTATTTCCTAAGTCATTCAAAGAAGGAGCACGTCATAAACGTTGGCTTTGGAAGCGCTTTCAACTCCGTGCGATTCTTGGGCGACGGGTTTGAAAGATTCTTCCGCGGATTGGCGGAGGATGACCGAACCAAGCATGTCAAG TTGCGCAAGGTCATGGTTGAGCGCTCAAGCATAACGGACGCTGGCATACGTCATCTCACCAAAAGAATGACGGAGATTGAGGAGCTGACTTTGTATAAGACCGGTCTCTCTCATCTTCACGTTGAAATTCTTGCAAAGTCAATTAAAACAATTCCCAAGATG ATGAAAAAGTTGGATCTGGTGGAGAATGCCATTGGTGAAGTTGGGTCACGTGCTCTTGCAACGTGCTTGTTCAATCTAAATTCGTTGATTTTGTCCGCATGTGACCTCAATGTGGAAGCTGTTAAGGTGCTTGCAGGCGCCATCTCGCGCCGGGATCAGCCG ATGGAACGACTCTACTTGCCAAGTAACAGAAAGTTAGGATATGAAGGAGGTCTTGCCTTAATTCCAGTTTTGCCAAAAACGAAATATCTCAATTGCAACCACTGCAACATCCCTGCAGCCGGCATTGAGTCCATATGTAAGGCCTGGAGGGATTTCTCCGAACCG GAGATCATCCTGAACCTGGATACCCAGTTCGACGACATAAACCTGCGAAGAAAAGAAAACGAAAAACTTTCTGACTCTGCTCGCGGGTGCCTCCAAGCGACTCGTTACAAAGACACAGAATAG
- the LOC143447442 gene encoding NACHT, LRR and PYD domains-containing protein 3-like isoform X3: MVLPVELDHPINAVALEISSDLQPDRERMEGTGHYNRRADFLNVYEQPEGDIALQDLFKEALGRAETESLKKCRLKPLQERYVRCHGNIVGVVGQAGIGKTTLAKILAKKILDEGLLEAEFIFYIPFRMINYDSESNLLQFLVTSSSCRWRHTARSDEALLKEIEQSFCCVIILDGLDEAIMDNKSASYVSPDDAAKAELFIKNILNGKILPRAKKFVTSRPRQMFDLHRDCRPNFIVNVLGLSKKSQEQLCREICGEDAPEVLRYLEEHPDISAYCYVPVNCILTAHCIHRSLLDEEEANLDSITSVLVYALLGFVRSEHIRDNASFEPHKLSQLAWNGFMRKKIIFDEEDFKEFEINEETLRAFLETYVDSSMRVKILEGDKRSYFSHLIWQEFFTALYMMMSMLAAIFEQEIVNFGDGRWEVVNKFIFGLTNPKSFKSLQKILPPTVRKNVTMEEWNKKKCLLQDYACSLMPAEMTNVTCPDFLRVCGFISESNDCDITNHVIAHAPLDINLSENILPSDVTSLHYFLSHSKKEHVINVGFGSAFNSVRFLGDGFERFFRGLAEDDRTKHVKLRKVMVERSSITDAGIRHLTKRMTEIEELTLYKTGLSHLHVEILAKSIKTIPKMMKKLDLVENAIGEVGSRALATCLFNLNSLILSACDLNVEAVKVLAGAISRRDQPMERLYLPSNRKLGYEGGLALIPVLPKTKYLNCNHCNIPAAGIESICKAWRDFSEPEIILNLDTQFDDINLRRKENEKLSDSARGCLQATRYKDTE, from the exons ATGGTACTTCCGGTTGAGTTGGACCACCCGATCAACGCGGTGGCGCTAGAGATATCGAGCGACTTGCAACCAGACCGTGAGAGGATGGAAGGAACCGGGCACTACAACAGGAGGGCGGACTTCCTCAACGTCTATGAGCAGCCTGAGGGGGACATTGCCCTCCAGGATCTCTTCAAGGAAGCTCTGGGGAGAGCAGAGACGGAGTCCTTGAAGAAATGCCGCTTGAAGCCGCTGCAGGAGAGGTATGTTCGTTGTCATGGCAACATTGTAGGCGTGGTCGGCCAGGCCGGCATCGGGAAGACGACCTTGGCCAAGATCCTGGCAAAAAAGATTCTGGATGAGGGATTACTGGAGGCAGAGTTCATCTTCTACATCCCGTTCCGGATGATCAACTACGACTCTGAGTCCAACTTGTTGCAATTTCTTGTCACCAGTAGCTCCTGTAGGTGGCGTCACACAGCGCGGTCCGATGAAGCGCTTCTGAAAGAAATCGAACAAAGCTTCTGTTGCGTCATAATCCTCGACGGTCTTGATGAGGCGATCATGGACAACAAATCCGCCTCCTACGTAAGTCCCGATGACGCAGCCAAGGCTgaacttttcataaaaaatattctGAATGGAAAGATTCTACCGCGCGCCAAGAAGTTTGTGACGTCAAGGCCTCGTCAGATGTTCGATTTGCACCGCGACTGCCGCCCCAACTTCATCGTGAACGTGTTGGGGTTGAGCAAGAAGTCCCAGGAGCAACTCTGCAGAGAGATATGCGGGGAGGACGCACCAGAAGTCCTGAGATACCTGGAAGAACATCCCGACATATCAGCTTACTGTTACGTGCCGGTAAACTGCATCTTAACTGCTCACTGCATTCATCGGAGCTTGCTGGATGAGGAGGAAGCCAACCTTGACTCCATCACCAGTGTCCTTGTCTACGCTCTTCTTGGGTTCGTAAGGTCGGAGCACATCCGGGATAACGCGTCCTTCGAACCTCACAAGCTCTCACAACTCGCCTGGAACGGATTCATGAGGAAGAAGATCATCTTTGATGAGGAAGATTTTAAGGAGTTTGAAATCAACGAGGAAACTCTGAGAGCTTTCCTTGAAACTTACGTCGACTCCAGCATGAGAGTAAAAATCCTGGAGGGCGACAAGAGGAGTTACTTCTCGCATCTGATCTGGCAGGAATTCTTCACCGCTCTCTACATGATGATGTCTATGTTGGCTGCAATCTTCGAGCAGGAGATAGTAAATTTCGGCGATGGTCGCTGGGAAGTGGTCAATAAATTCATCTTCGGACTCACGAACCCCAAATCTTTTAAGTCCCTCCAAAAGATACTGCCCCCCACTGTGAGAAAGAACGTCACAATGGAGGAATGGAACAAGAAAAAGTGTCTGCTGCAAGACTATGCATGTAGTCTCATGCCAGCCGAGATGACCAACGTCACATGCCCCGACTTTCTCCGAGTTTGTGGATTTATTAGTGAGTCAAACGATTGTGACATCACCAATCACGTCATAGCGCATGCGCCTCTCGACATTAATCTGtcggaaaatattttgcccAGTGACGTCACAAGCCTCCACTATTTCCTAAGTCATTCAAAGAAGGAGCACGTCATAAACGTTGGCTTTGGAAGCGCTTTCAACTCCGTGCGATTCTTGGGCGACGGGTTTGAAAGATTCTTCCGCGGATTGGCGGAGGATGACCGAACCAAGCATGTCAAG TTGCGCAAGGTCATGGTTGAGCGCTCAAGCATAACGGACGCTGGCATACGTCATCTCACCAAAAGAATGACGGAGATTGAGGAGCTGACTTTGTATAAGACCGGTCTCTCTCATCTTCACGTTGAAATTCTTGCAAAGTCAATTAAAACAATTCCCAAGATG ATGAAAAAGTTGGATCTGGTGGAGAATGCCATTGGTGAAGTTGGGTCACGTGCTCTTGCAACGTGCTTGTTCAATCTAAATTCGTTGATTTTGTCCGCATGTGACCTCAATGTGGAAGCTGTTAAGGTGCTTGCAGGCGCCATCTCGCGCCGGGATCAGCCG ATGGAACGACTCTACTTGCCAAGTAACAGAAAGTTAGGATATGAAGGAGGTCTTGCCTTAATTCCAGTTTTGCCAAAAACGAAATATCTCAATTGCAACCACTGCAACATCCCTGCAGCCGGCATTGAGTCCATATGTAAGGCCTGGAGGGATTTCTCCGAACCG GAGATCATCCTGAACCTGGATACCCAGTTCGACGACATAAACCTGCGAAGAAAAGAAAACGAAAAACTTTCTGACTCTGCTCGCGGGTGCCTCCAAGCGACTCGTTACAAAGACACAGAATAG